Sequence from the Alkalibacter saccharofermentans DSM 14828 genome:
CATGCCGGACCGCAGACCCATGTTTATGGTAATCTAGAACTGCAATAAATGCCAACCAAAAACACAAAAAGTAATTGCCAGTTGGCTTAGAATCGTCCATTATTATCTCTTTAAATCCATTATGCTTAATTATTAATCATGCTATCCAGGATTAAGGATGCTTTTACACACCCTTAATGTCAATTTTGATAGATAGTTGGGAAGTGTCCCCTTTTTTGCTTTTTTACCTGTAAGATGGAATATCAAATCTTAGAGGTATATTGTTTCTTTGGCAAATTTCAAGCATCATGTCCATATTTCTAGTCTGCTTAAGTGCCCATCCAATATCTGTTGCATATTGGTGATCTCCAGGTGTAGCAGGATTCCATCTCATTTTGTATAACGTATCCTGTTTGTAAGTGGCGTTATTGATATACTGATCTGCAATCCATTTTGCACCACCTATTATAGATTTTTCGGGTGTATCCCAGCCTTGCTTATATGCATATTCAGAACCTAGGCGAAGTGCATCACCGTCTTTTGCTCCAATACCATACATATTATAAACTCGCTTTGGAGCTACTGCTTTTCCATCAACCGATGTCACCCACACGCCATTTGCCAACGTAGAAGTTCCATTTCCTGTTTCTAGAAATGCATGTGCTAACAGGTAGATCTCGTTAATATTGTTGTCTCTTCCTGCTCTCATGAAAGCTTCCCCTTGTCCAGCTAGAATGCCTTTACCCGAAAGCTCTGTATTCAAATTTGAAGAGCTTATTCCTGAGCTACCTGACAATATCAAAAATTGGTACAACTCTCCCGGTATCTTTTTGACCTGTTTAGTATATTGACCAGATATCCAGCCAATGCGTCCGTTAGCATTAATTTGATGCCATCCATTTGAAGTATCAAGAACAGAAAATGTTTGACCGAATGAAACGCTTGTAATAATGCTATAAGCAGTACTTGGTCCGCTTCTAACATTCAGTGAACTTGCTGTCACTTCAACAGCGCTAGGTAAGCTTGGCATAGTTTGAGTGTTTCCTATCAACGCAACATGTGTTCCTGATACCCAGCCTGATCCACTGTTGTATGATATCTGATACCACCCATTTGATTGACCTAGTATTGAATATGTTTGGCTCCGTGCAACAGAACCAATTACGCCATGGCTCGTTCCAGGTCCCGATCTAACATTTAAAGAACTTGCCGTAATCTGCAACGTTTTTGCACTGCTTTTATCGTTAACAGGCGTAAACTGCAAATAATTATTTGGATTCATATGTGACTCAACATCAACTCGTTTGGCACTTTCCCAACCATTACCATATAAATCTGTTTGTGCATTTCTCACAAGTTGGACATCAACTGCATCAGAGAATGTTGTATAGTAATAGGTTGAGTGGTAAAGTAGCTCAGGCATATAAACTCTAGTTTGAGAATTTTGGATTGTTCCATCATTACCTATTGCTTGAATTATAATCGTGTTATATCCAGATATTAATATACTATCACTAAAAGTATAACTATACCCACTTCTATCCCCTCCGGGATATCCTGGGTATGCATTATTCACATCTGGACGGCTCAAACCTGTCTGGGCATTGCCTATGTGTGTCCCATTTACCGATACACGCACTTCCTTTACTCCAGAGCCATTCAGT
This genomic interval carries:
- a CDS encoding SH3 domain-containing protein, which produces RLKPGSNTVTVQAIGEDGTSQSISRSFSVTKPIPRTMIDAPLSNQSINNQDVLVRGWALNGSGVKEVRVSVNGTHIGNAQTGLSRPDVNNAYPGYPGGDRSGYSYTFSDSILISGYNTIIIQAIGNDGTIQNSQTRVYMPELLYHSTYYYTTFSDAVDVQLVRNAQTDLYGNGWESAKRVDVESHMNPNNYLQFTPVNDKSSAKTLQITASSLNVRSGPGTSHGVIGSVARSQTYSILGQSNGWYQISYNSGSGWVSGTHVALIGNTQTMPSLPSAVEVTASSLNVRSGPSTAYSIITSVSFGQTFSVLDTSNGWHQINANGRIGWISGQYTKQVKKIPGELYQFLILSGSSGISSSNLNTELSGKGILAGQGEAFMRAGRDNNINEIYLLAHAFLETGNGTSTLANGVWVTSVDGKAVAPKRVYNMYGIGAKDGDALRLGSEYAYKQGWDTPEKSIIGGAKWIADQYINNATYKQDTLYKMRWNPATPGDHQYATDIGWALKQTRNMDMMLEICQRNNIPLRFDIPSYR